The Paenibacillus sophorae genome has a segment encoding these proteins:
- a CDS encoding TetR/AcrR family transcriptional regulator codes for MNETEEQIADKTRKPRQDRSIKTKDAIVQAAAKLFSEKGYHRTNTKQIAAAAGVSTGSFYSYFTDKRDVFLDVLKIHSEAMQAHVDATVAQLNAKELDKRLIISHMIESLIQSHTPYISFHRELSLLLLSDEVVKEVMESQYDVGRRKTLEFLKLSSDELRVGNLEAAAVVVFESVSSVVDRIVFYGERVSADHLKTELVDMLVHYLFGE; via the coding sequence GTGAACGAAACTGAAGAACAAATAGCGGACAAAACAAGAAAACCCCGGCAGGACCGGAGCATCAAGACCAAGGATGCGATTGTTCAAGCGGCAGCCAAGCTCTTTTCCGAAAAAGGCTACCACCGGACGAACACCAAACAGATCGCCGCAGCCGCGGGCGTCTCCACCGGCAGCTTTTATTCTTATTTCACGGATAAGCGTGACGTGTTTCTTGATGTGCTCAAAATTCACAGTGAAGCGATGCAGGCCCATGTTGACGCCACGGTAGCGCAGCTGAACGCCAAGGAGTTGGACAAACGCTTGATCATCTCGCATATGATCGAGAGCCTCATCCAATCCCATACTCCATACATCAGCTTTCATCGGGAGCTCTCCCTTTTGCTGCTCTCTGATGAGGTCGTCAAAGAGGTCATGGAAAGCCAATACGACGTAGGCCGGCGCAAGACGCTGGAGTTTCTGAAGCTAAGCAGCGATGAGCTGCGCGTTGGAAACCTCGAGGCCGCCGCCGTTGTTGTCTTCGAGTCGGTCAGCAGCGTCGTGGACCGCATCGTCTTCTACGGTGAAAGAGTTTCGGCCGATCACCTCAAGACGGAGCTCGTCGACATGCTGGTCCACTATCTATTCGGTGAATAA
- a CDS encoding MFS transporter, which produces MNEKMKRVFAFTAIVLGFFMALLDTTIVNIALPEMTKHFGGSVSGISWVMNGYNLAFAVFILTASRLADQFGRRKVFLIGIALFTVSSLLAGFAPSLGALIVLRIIQGLAGAIIVPVTIPLTTSTFPKEMHGAIIGIWGAVSGLAAASGPALGGVLMEKLNWQWIFFVNVPLGVLSVILTLMFIGESKDASAGRRVDFAGTLFITGSMFCLVYGLIRVEDWGWTSSAILLLFAAGLLFLLLFLHAERKGAEPMLPLELMKIKAFNGAALTLLIVGAGLMNISLLTSFFLTRIMGMTDLKAGLILSMMAVGATLTSAISGPLSGKYGSRWFAVAGIIVMAGATYSLGGLSSSSPVSGILLRLASAGIGVGLTMAPVMSSAVRNVPEEKIGISSGVINMTKALGSVLGVAIIVTALQQNLDDKIVAARSSAVQMIRDDGQLLPPVKEALTASLQSPGSGGAGGTASLPSPESVAAAVGSPLRAAASKLAPAQRGALEHSAPAQMRETEVIVGQISGEMKEAAVKGFSRTFALAGLLLLPGVAFALISDRSPRRSGRDIPAAEKGTIL; this is translated from the coding sequence ATGAACGAAAAAATGAAGAGGGTGTTTGCGTTTACGGCCATTGTTCTGGGATTTTTTATGGCGCTGCTGGATACGACGATCGTCAACATCGCCCTGCCGGAAATGACAAAGCATTTCGGGGGAAGCGTCTCGGGAATTTCGTGGGTAATGAACGGTTATAATTTGGCCTTTGCCGTCTTTATTTTGACGGCTTCCCGGCTTGCGGACCAATTCGGGCGCAGAAAGGTGTTTCTCATCGGCATCGCTTTGTTCACCGTCTCGTCGCTGCTCGCCGGATTTGCGCCGAGTCTCGGGGCATTGATCGTACTGCGGATCATACAGGGCCTGGCAGGTGCGATCATCGTGCCGGTCACGATTCCGCTGACGACCTCGACGTTTCCGAAGGAGATGCACGGCGCGATTATCGGGATATGGGGAGCTGTCTCGGGCCTGGCTGCGGCCAGTGGGCCGGCGCTCGGGGGAGTGCTGATGGAGAAGCTGAACTGGCAGTGGATCTTTTTTGTCAATGTGCCGCTCGGCGTGCTGAGCGTGATTCTGACGCTAATGTTCATCGGAGAATCGAAGGATGCCTCCGCCGGGCGGAGAGTGGACTTTGCGGGCACGCTGTTTATCACCGGGAGCATGTTCTGCCTCGTTTACGGCCTGATCCGGGTCGAAGATTGGGGATGGACTTCTTCCGCCATTCTGCTGCTCTTCGCAGCCGGTCTGCTCTTTCTGCTTCTCTTTCTGCATGCGGAGCGCAAAGGAGCGGAACCGATGCTTCCGCTGGAACTGATGAAGATCAAAGCCTTCAACGGAGCGGCTCTGACCCTGTTGATTGTCGGTGCGGGGCTGATGAATATCTCGCTGCTGACCTCCTTTTTTCTGACGCGCATCATGGGCATGACGGATTTGAAGGCGGGTTTGATTCTGTCGATGATGGCCGTCGGCGCGACATTGACCTCAGCGATTTCCGGGCCGCTGTCCGGGAAGTACGGAAGCCGGTGGTTTGCAGTGGCGGGAATTATCGTGATGGCGGGCGCCACTTATTCTCTCGGAGGACTGTCCTCGTCCTCGCCGGTGAGCGGCATTCTGCTGCGTCTGGCATCGGCCGGCATCGGCGTCGGCCTTACAATGGCTCCGGTCATGTCATCGGCGGTGCGCAATGTGCCCGAGGAGAAGATCGGCATTTCCTCGGGGGTCATCAATATGACCAAGGCGCTTGGAAGCGTGCTCGGCGTGGCCATTATCGTCACCGCGCTCCAGCAGAATCTCGATGATAAGATCGTAGCGGCCCGCAGCAGCGCCGTACAGATGATTCGGGACGACGGGCAGCTGCTGCCGCCCGTCAAGGAAGCCTTGACGGCGTCGCTGCAAAGCCCCGGTTCCGGGGGCGCGGGCGGCACGGCATCGCTTCCTTCGCCGGAAAGCGTTGCGGCAGCGGTCGGCTCGCCGCTTCGGGCCGCCGCTTCCAAGCTTGCTCCTGCGCAGCGCGGAGCGCTTGAGCACTCGGCGCCCGCCCAGATGCGCGAGACGGAAGTGATCGTTGGCCAGATCAGCGGCGAGATGAAGGAGGCGGCTGTGAAGGGATTCAGCCGCACCTTTGCGCTCGCCGGCCTTCTGCTGCTACCCGGCGTCGCCTTTGCCCTGATCAGCGACCGGTCCCCTCGGCGCAGCGGAAGAGATATTCCGGCTGCGGAGAAAGGAACGATTCTCTAA
- a CDS encoding GntR family transcriptional regulator, producing the protein MFELDVRSRKPIYEQLTDKIKEMILYSILRPDEQLPSVRTLSAQLTVNPNTIQKAYRELEREGYIYSRAGKGSFVSPAQQGTNAVKRAEVREELLRLMVEAVYLGFTGTEIGELFKQALEKKGEGDQT; encoded by the coding sequence GTGTTTGAACTGGATGTTCGCAGCCGCAAGCCGATTTACGAACAGCTGACGGATAAGATCAAAGAGATGATTTTGTACAGTATTTTGCGGCCGGATGAGCAGCTGCCTTCTGTGCGGACTTTGTCGGCGCAGCTTACCGTGAATCCCAATACGATTCAGAAGGCTTACCGGGAGCTGGAACGGGAAGGCTATATCTATTCCCGGGCGGGAAAAGGCAGCTTCGTCTCCCCGGCGCAGCAGGGAACAAATGCGGTCAAAAGGGCGGAAGTGCGCGAGGAGCTGCTGCGGCTGATGGTGGAAGCCGTGTATCTCGGTTTTACGGGAACGGAAATTGGCGAGCTGTTCAAGCAGGCTTTGGAGAAAAAAGGAGAGGGGGATCAGACATGA
- a CDS encoding ABC transporter ATP-binding protein — protein MIEIREVSKVFQDRKAVDGISLTIHKGNIFGLLGSNGAGKTTLLKTIAGIYEPESGEVRIDGKPVFENPGIKGRIVFMPDFPYFFPQATIVQMADFYKSVYPGWSEERFKELGELFPLDPKRKLNRLSKGMRQQAAFWLALSCMPDVLIMDEPLDGLDPVMRRLIKNVLFQEIAERGLTVVISSHNLREIEDLCDHVGIMHGGALLIDKELDELKSDTHKVQVAFRDERHEHALTAKLPVLHREQRGSVFLYIVKGDRKRIEEYFRIYDPYVLDLLPLTLEEIFIYEMEGAGYDIAPILL, from the coding sequence ATGATCGAGATACGGGAGGTCAGCAAGGTTTTTCAGGACCGGAAGGCGGTCGACGGAATTTCTTTAACGATACATAAAGGGAATATATTCGGGCTGCTCGGCTCGAATGGAGCGGGCAAGACAACGCTGCTTAAGACGATTGCGGGGATATATGAGCCGGAGTCGGGGGAGGTTCGGATAGACGGCAAACCGGTGTTCGAGAACCCGGGTATCAAGGGACGAATCGTATTTATGCCGGATTTTCCTTATTTCTTCCCGCAGGCTACTATCGTGCAGATGGCCGATTTCTATAAATCCGTCTATCCGGGCTGGAGCGAGGAGCGCTTCAAGGAACTGGGCGAGCTGTTTCCGCTGGATCCAAAGCGCAAGCTGAACCGCCTGTCCAAAGGAATGCGGCAGCAGGCCGCTTTTTGGCTGGCGCTCAGCTGTATGCCGGATGTGCTCATTATGGACGAACCGCTTGACGGGCTTGATCCGGTGATGCGGCGGCTGATTAAAAATGTGCTGTTCCAGGAGATTGCCGAACGCGGCCTTACCGTTGTTATTTCCTCGCATAATTTGCGGGAGATCGAAGACCTCTGTGACCATGTCGGCATTATGCACGGCGGAGCCCTGCTGATCGACAAGGAGCTTGACGAGCTGAAATCCGACACGCATAAAGTGCAGGTCGCTTTCCGGGACGAACGTCATGAGCACGCGCTGACGGCCAAACTGCCAGTACTTCACCGTGAACAAAGAGGCAGCGTCTTCCTTTATATTGTCAAAGGAGATCGCAAACGGATCGAGGAGTATTTTCGCATATACGACCCGTATGTGCTGGATCTGCTGCCGCTGACCCTGGAGGAAATCTTTATTTATGAAATGGAGGGGGCAGGCTATGACATCGCGCCGATTCTTCTTTAA
- a CDS encoding DUF6449 domain-containing protein, translated as MTSRRFFFNSGMIRQNLRQHCWIAIIYFLGLLFGLPLQMFLGGNPDTPPQPVDNLFRASGDLTMVFTLTMPVAAGLLLFRYLQHKGAADAMHSLPLRRRHLLTTQLFSGFVLLLVPVWLTALAAGLVRTWDGNRFLYSGADVWAWGAAVSILTLFLFAVTAFVGICIGLTVLHGIILYILLLLPAVLSQLALSHLRAYLYGFPDQSGFRHIDNWSPILHMVNVNGSPFTWSELGIYAALTVLFILLSYLLYRKRQTETAGQALAFTYFNPLFKGGFMLCAMLISGTYFAGMRSGQTGWALAGYALGAVIGYAISEMVIRKSWYILNRKLPARFAGYALVLGLLLYLPVSPVTGYEARVPDADKITGVYAGDNYYWGYVNPQNAAVSSLGSDTFASPFGGVDPFTSEPAYASAVRKLHEALVQVRPGEGESRYKYSQRTRLYTFAYKLNNGRTMTRQYLIPLAGFEPELKAVMESEGFKRAEYVLPQLDKPLASIQLHSIIREAIISDPTEINEFKALLKKEILNLSFKDQTDDTVSLANINIIPEESIGRSYSFMNYDWKPSYHELGAWLERKGYADRIKIKADDVLSAELAKQSRDEILPDGHTYDPAAHLKFAQEQGRSVIIKDKARINDILEIRRGYAPDDGTYVVFLKYKNGNGDYYRLDAADLTPELKALLP; from the coding sequence ATGACATCGCGCCGATTCTTCTTTAACTCCGGAATGATCCGGCAAAATCTCAGACAGCACTGCTGGATTGCCATCATCTACTTTCTCGGACTGCTGTTCGGGCTGCCGCTGCAAATGTTTTTGGGCGGGAATCCCGACACGCCGCCGCAGCCGGTGGATAACCTGTTCAGGGCCAGCGGCGACCTGACCATGGTATTCACGCTCACGATGCCCGTGGCGGCTGGATTGCTGCTGTTCCGCTATCTTCAGCATAAGGGGGCGGCGGACGCGATGCACAGCCTTCCGCTGCGCCGCAGACATTTACTGACGACCCAATTGTTCAGCGGCTTTGTTCTTTTGCTAGTTCCGGTATGGCTTACAGCGCTTGCTGCCGGACTGGTGCGGACCTGGGACGGGAACAGGTTCCTATACAGCGGAGCGGATGTATGGGCCTGGGGCGCGGCAGTCAGTATTTTGACGCTGTTCCTGTTCGCTGTAACCGCATTTGTCGGGATTTGCATTGGTCTGACTGTGCTGCACGGTATTATCTTATACATTCTGCTGCTGCTGCCCGCAGTGCTGTCCCAATTGGCGCTGTCCCATTTGCGCGCTTACCTATACGGTTTTCCGGACCAGAGCGGCTTTAGACATATAGACAATTGGTCGCCCATTCTTCATATGGTGAACGTGAACGGCTCGCCTTTCACTTGGAGCGAACTGGGCATATACGCGGCTCTGACCGTCCTGTTCATTCTGCTGTCCTATCTGCTGTACCGCAAGCGGCAGACGGAAACGGCCGGCCAGGCGTTGGCCTTTACGTACTTCAATCCGCTATTTAAAGGTGGCTTCATGCTGTGCGCCATGCTGATCTCCGGCACGTATTTCGCGGGTATGCGCTCTGGGCAGACAGGATGGGCCTTGGCGGGCTATGCTCTTGGAGCCGTCATCGGTTACGCCATATCGGAAATGGTGATCCGTAAATCGTGGTATATCCTGAACCGGAAGCTGCCCGCCCGGTTTGCGGGGTACGCGTTGGTTCTCGGGCTTCTGCTGTACCTTCCCGTATCGCCCGTCACCGGCTATGAGGCGAGAGTCCCTGATGCGGACAAGATTACAGGGGTATACGCTGGGGACAATTACTACTGGGGTTATGTGAATCCGCAAAACGCAGCCGTAAGTTCCCTCGGTTCCGATACATTCGCCAGTCCCTTCGGGGGAGTGGACCCTTTCACTTCGGAACCGGCTTACGCATCAGCCGTCCGAAAGCTGCATGAAGCGCTTGTGCAGGTTCGGCCGGGCGAGGGGGAGAGCCGGTATAAATATTCGCAGAGAACGCGTCTCTATACCTTTGCCTATAAACTGAACAACGGACGTACGATGACCAGACAATATCTTATACCGCTGGCCGGTTTCGAGCCTGAACTGAAAGCCGTCATGGAATCTGAAGGATTCAAACGGGCCGAATACGTCCTCCCGCAGCTTGACAAGCCGCTCGCCAGTATTCAATTGCACTCCATTATCAGGGAGGCTATCATTTCAGATCCAACTGAGATCAATGAGTTCAAGGCGCTGTTGAAGAAGGAAATCCTGAACCTGTCCTTTAAAGACCAGACGGACGACACGGTGTCGCTGGCCAATATCAATATCATCCCGGAAGAGTCGATAGGCCGCTCTTATTCATTTATGAACTATGACTGGAAACCGTCTTACCATGAATTGGGGGCGTGGCTGGAGCGAAAAGGCTATGCGGACCGGATTAAAATCAAGGCGGACGATGTGCTGTCTGCCGAGCTGGCTAAGCAGAGTAGGGACGAAATTCTTCCAGACGGCCATACGTACGACCCGGCCGCGCATCTTAAGTTTGCACAGGAGCAGGGCCGCTCTGTCATTATTAAAGACAAGGCGCGCATTAACGATATTTTGGAGATACGGCGGGGTTATGCGCCGGATGACGGAACGTACGTCGTATTCCTGAAATACAAGAACGGAAACGGCGACTATTACCGGCTGGACGCAGCGGATCTGACTCCTGAACTAAAAGCGCTGCTGCCCTAA
- a CDS encoding mismatch-specific DNA-glycosylase — protein MNPVEDHMDYGLQIVFIGFNPSLRSGEVGHHYANPRNNFWRILYRSGLTPRLYDASEDGDLLKLGYGFTNIVARPTRGAEDITREEYGEGRELLRAKLAEYRPQIACFVGKGVYTEFSRRTKANWGFQEGMDPVVDGVREFVAPSSSGLVRMAMDEIIGIYRRLNEATRERPDPESDFPG, from the coding sequence ATGAACCCGGTGGAGGATCACATGGACTACGGGTTGCAAATTGTATTTATCGGCTTTAACCCGAGCCTGCGGTCGGGAGAAGTCGGCCATCATTATGCGAATCCGCGCAATAATTTCTGGAGAATACTGTACCGCAGCGGACTTACGCCGCGACTGTACGACGCTTCCGAGGATGGCGACCTGCTGAAGCTGGGCTATGGCTTCACCAATATCGTCGCTCGTCCCACTCGGGGCGCCGAGGATATTACCCGGGAGGAGTACGGGGAAGGACGCGAGCTGCTGCGCGCCAAGCTAGCGGAGTACCGGCCGCAAATCGCCTGTTTCGTCGGCAAGGGCGTGTACACGGAATTCAGCCGCAGGACGAAGGCCAACTGGGGCTTTCAGGAGGGTATGGACCCGGTTGTGGACGGGGTGCGCGAATTTGTCGCACCGTCGTCAAGCGGGCTGGTGCGGATGGCGATGGATGAAATCATCGGGATTTACCGCAGGCTGAATGAGGCCACCCGGGAACGGCCGGACCCGGAATCCGATTTCCCGGGTTAA
- a CDS encoding YjjG family noncanonical pyrimidine nucleotidase, producing MKYDVILFDADDTLFDYDQSESYALREAFKQFGMPAGFEDCASTYKEINKGLWRDLELGLISSSALRVERFTRLFAAHELELDPESFSAAYLFHLGAGTGTFLIEGAAETCRELSGCRLAVITNGIKDVQYSRIQDSPLRNAFVHIIISEEVGSQKPEPGIFDHAFAKLGLTAEDKPGVLIVGDTLTSDIQGGISYGIDTCWFNPRGKSGDPGIIPTYEIKALSELLNIVGVE from the coding sequence GTGAAATATGATGTCATTCTGTTCGACGCTGATGACACGCTGTTCGATTACGATCAGTCGGAAAGCTATGCGCTGAGGGAAGCTTTTAAACAGTTTGGCATGCCGGCAGGCTTCGAAGACTGCGCATCTACATACAAAGAAATCAATAAGGGACTGTGGAGGGATCTGGAGCTCGGGCTAATCTCCTCCTCCGCGCTGCGCGTGGAACGATTTACCCGGCTGTTTGCCGCACATGAACTTGAGCTGGACCCCGAGTCTTTCAGCGCGGCATACCTGTTCCATCTGGGAGCGGGAACCGGAACCTTCCTGATTGAGGGGGCGGCTGAAACATGCAGAGAATTATCCGGCTGTCGTCTTGCGGTGATAACGAACGGCATTAAAGATGTTCAGTATTCGCGCATCCAGGACTCCCCGCTGCGGAATGCGTTCGTGCATATCATCATTTCAGAGGAAGTCGGAAGCCAGAAGCCGGAGCCGGGTATTTTTGATCACGCGTTTGCCAAACTTGGACTCACAGCTGAAGACAAGCCGGGTGTGCTGATCGTCGGCGATACTCTGACATCGGACATCCAGGGCGGCATTTCGTATGGCATCGACACCTGCTGGTTCAACCCGCGCGGGAAATCCGGAGACCCTGGGATCATTCCGACCTACGAAATCAAGGCACTGTCCGAACTGCTGAACATTGTAGGAGTCGAGTAG
- a CDS encoding manganese-dependent inorganic pyrophosphatase produces the protein MEKTLIFGHKNPDTDTICSAIAYAALKKELGWDVEAVRLGAIGSETQYALDHFGAEVPRLVENVAGEAKQVILVDHNERQQSASDIDQVRVVEVIDHHRIANFETAHPLYYRAEPVGCTATILKKLYKENGVEISKPVAGLMLSAIVSDSLLFKSPTCTEEDVAAAKELSEIAGVDTDSYGLSMLKAGADLSDKSIDTLLNLDAKEFSMGGKKVIIAQVNAVDTNDVLSRQAELEAALQSIIDEKGLDLFLFVVTDILNSDSVGVALGSAAGAVEQAYNVKLDDNKALLKGVVSRKSQIVPVLTETIAKL, from the coding sequence ATGGAAAAAACATTGATCTTTGGGCACAAAAACCCCGACACCGATACGATTTGTTCCGCCATCGCCTACGCCGCGCTCAAAAAAGAGCTGGGTTGGGACGTTGAAGCCGTCCGCCTTGGCGCAATCGGCTCTGAAACACAATATGCGCTGGACCATTTCGGCGCAGAAGTTCCGCGTCTTGTGGAGAATGTAGCGGGCGAAGCGAAGCAAGTTATACTCGTTGATCACAACGAGCGCCAGCAAAGCGCCAGCGACATCGACCAGGTGCGCGTTGTTGAAGTTATCGACCATCACCGGATCGCCAACTTTGAAACGGCACATCCGCTGTATTACCGCGCCGAGCCGGTAGGCTGCACCGCAACGATCTTGAAGAAGCTGTACAAGGAGAACGGAGTGGAGATTTCGAAGCCTGTTGCGGGACTTATGCTGTCCGCTATCGTGTCCGACTCCCTGCTGTTCAAATCCCCGACCTGCACGGAAGAGGACGTAGCCGCAGCCAAAGAGCTTTCGGAAATCGCCGGTGTGGACACGGACAGCTACGGCCTGAGCATGCTGAAAGCCGGAGCGGACCTCAGCGACAAGAGCATCGATACGCTGCTTAATCTGGATGCGAAGGAATTCAGCATGGGCGGCAAGAAAGTGATCATCGCCCAGGTCAACGCGGTGGATACGAATGACGTACTGTCCCGCCAAGCCGAGCTTGAGGCTGCCCTGCAAAGCATTATCGACGAGAAGGGACTCGATCTGTTCCTGTTCGTCGTGACGGACATCCTGAACAGCGATTCCGTTGGCGTCGCTCTGGGCAGCGCGGCAGGCGCCGTAGAACAGGCTTATAACGTGAAGCTGGACGACAACAAGGCTCTGCTTAAAGGCGTTGTTTCCCGCAAGTCGCAAATCGTGCCGGTGCTTACCGAGACGATAGCCAAGCTGTAA
- a CDS encoding RrF2 family transcriptional regulator codes for MAKRNIGTLQYKSFGLALQALVVIAKDGGTCPSCEIAKLMSSEPTLLRRILAKLAKESILVTREGRDGGYMLNKAPDQLTLAEVYRALEVGEARHQAVSGTMCVNDFGTQMKTAFCGILEEVDRSVTEVLMKYTVADVVRKAGY; via the coding sequence ATGGCTAAACGCAATATAGGCACCCTGCAGTACAAATCGTTCGGCCTGGCTCTTCAGGCGCTGGTGGTGATTGCCAAGGACGGGGGGACCTGTCCCAGCTGCGAGATTGCCAAGCTGATGTCATCCGAGCCGACGCTGCTGCGCCGCATTCTCGCAAAGCTGGCGAAGGAGTCCATCCTGGTCACCCGTGAAGGGCGGGACGGCGGGTATATGCTGAACAAGGCGCCCGATCAGCTGACGCTGGCCGAGGTGTACCGCGCGCTGGAGGTAGGGGAAGCCCGTCATCAGGCGGTCAGCGGCACGATGTGCGTGAATGATTTCGGCACGCAGATGAAGACGGCGTTCTGCGGCATTCTGGAAGAGGTTGACCGCAGTGTCACCGAGGTGCTGATGAAATATACGGTTGCCGACGTCGTTCGAAAAGCGGGATATTGA
- a CDS encoding nitroreductase family protein, with protein sequence METQVNNNPAFSQVLRERHSVRKYDSSRKMSNEEINDLLNDAILAPSSSNLQPWRFIVITDQALKEQLLPIAYNQQQVVESSAIIAVLGDLEAYRNVNKIWDSAVEAGHATPEVRDMMVENSWNNYSALSREKQKEIALVDGGLVSMQLMLAAKAKGYDTVAMGGYNAEKFREMFRIPQRYATVMLIAVGHAAIPGRQTSRLPLQDVASYNEFKG encoded by the coding sequence ATGGAAACACAAGTTAATAATAACCCGGCTTTCAGCCAAGTCTTACGCGAACGCCATTCGGTAAGAAAGTATGATTCTTCCCGGAAAATGTCCAACGAAGAAATCAATGACCTGTTAAACGATGCGATTCTGGCGCCTTCTTCTTCCAATCTTCAGCCTTGGCGTTTTATCGTCATTACGGATCAGGCACTTAAGGAACAACTGCTGCCGATTGCGTACAACCAGCAGCAAGTTGTGGAATCGTCCGCCATTATTGCCGTACTCGGTGACCTGGAGGCCTACCGTAACGTGAACAAGATTTGGGACTCGGCAGTAGAAGCAGGTCATGCGACGCCGGAAGTGCGGGATATGATGGTGGAGAACAGTTGGAACAACTACTCCGCATTGAGCCGGGAGAAGCAGAAGGAGATTGCGCTGGTGGACGGCGGTCTGGTGTCCATGCAGCTGATGCTCGCCGCTAAGGCGAAAGGCTATGATACGGTTGCGATGGGCGGCTATAATGCCGAGAAATTCCGTGAAATGTTCCGGATTCCGCAGCGCTATGCAACTGTCATGCTGATTGCCGTAGGCCATGCCGCGATCCCGGGCCGCCAGACCTCGCGCCTGCCGCTGCAAGATGTTGCTTCTTACAACGAATTCAAGGGCTAA
- a CDS encoding pirin family protein: protein MIKVYTAESAHRFDHGWLEGSHIFSFGEYYDPDNTAFGPMRVCNDDIIAPGRGFGAHPHSDMEIVSIILSGRLRHEDNLGNVAESSFGGIQRMSAGTGVIHTEHNPSKDEPVRLLQLWFMPAVRGLQPSYKAGKYLPEKLDGALLPVVSAEGSDEIVDIGQDMTIYLGRLRGGQDLLFDQKPGRRIFIYIIEGSLSVGGSKLRSGDSARIEEESMVQLAASEPAFVLLIDLP from the coding sequence ATGATAAAGGTGTACACGGCCGAATCGGCCCACCGCTTTGACCACGGTTGGCTGGAGGGAAGCCATATTTTTTCGTTCGGCGAATATTATGATCCGGACAATACCGCTTTTGGTCCTATGCGTGTATGCAATGACGATATCATCGCTCCGGGAAGAGGCTTTGGGGCCCATCCGCACAGCGATATGGAGATCGTCTCCATCATACTCTCCGGCAGGCTTCGTCATGAAGATAATCTGGGGAATGTCGCGGAAAGCTCTTTTGGCGGCATCCAGCGGATGTCAGCCGGCACCGGAGTCATCCATACCGAGCATAATCCATCGAAGGATGAGCCGGTGCGGCTGCTTCAGCTCTGGTTCATGCCGGCGGTACGCGGCTTACAGCCTTCGTACAAGGCGGGAAAATACTTGCCGGAGAAGCTTGATGGAGCTTTGCTGCCGGTAGTGTCCGCCGAAGGGTCTGACGAGATCGTCGATATCGGACAGGATATGACGATTTATCTGGGGCGGCTGCGCGGCGGGCAGGACCTTCTGTTCGATCAGAAGCCGGGGCGCCGTATTTTTATATATATTATTGAAGGAAGTCTTTCTGTCGGCGGCAGTAAGCTACGTTCAGGGGATTCGGCGCGGATTGAAGAAGAGAGCATGGTTCAGCTTGCGGCATCCGAACCCGCCTTTGTGCTGCTGATCGATCTGCCATAA